TGGCCAGTCTTAACTCACCCCTCTCTCGCTCCAAGCCTCTGCCCCCTAGTTCTAGAGTCCTCTGCCACGGAAAATAGTGAACGTTcaactttatccgtgcccctcatgctcttgtacacctcagtaagtccccccccccccccccccccccgctccagaGTTAAAGTCCCAATCGGTCCAACCTCTCCGTCACCCGGGTAATATCCTGGCCATTCGCATCTTCACCCTTTCCAATGAATCGCGAGATCTGATGCGATGGACAAAGTTcatgtccataagtgataggagcagaattaggccattcggcccatcaggcttactccgccactcaatcatggctgatctaactctccctcctaactccatcctcccgccttctcccccgaCAACGTGATGTGATGAATGGAGAGGGTAAACAGTACAACAACGCTCCCGttattattggggggggggggggggggagtgaggatggggtcaggggggagaggggtctgAGGAGACATCTCCACATAGAGTCTAGTACACGGTGGGCGCAGAGAAGCGGCGCGGCCGACACTAATCGCCCAGATGTTGACTCTCAGGTGGTGGGGATAGATTTACCTGGTAGCCAGcagagacacgatgggccgaagcgcCTATTCCACGCTGTTTGGTTGGATGATGGAGGAGTGAAGCAGCGGAACAAATTATCTTTAGCACTAgtaaaacaaatgctggaggaagtcagcgagtCGAGCAgagaccccctccctccccccccttcccttcccgcgGGCGgggcagtacagcacagaacaggcccttcagcccaacttgtccatgtccacCAAGTCAGCAAGGCGGGGAGTCCAATATGGCCCAATCCGTGAAACACCTCCCATCCACagatctgtccaaatgtgttttataaCTTCATCTGCCGCTTATTCCTGATACAAACCACACtcagtggaaaagttaccccGAGGGACGGGAGCGTGGACTTCCCTCTTAAATCTACCCCCTCTCGCCTTAATCCTATACCCTCTGCTTTCCGGATCCTCTCCCCTGGGAAAAGGACTTTGggcgttcactttatccgtgcctctcatgatcttgtacacctcaatatgtTCACCCCTCCGCCTCCTACAAAGAATAAGGCCCAGTCTATCCAACCAgaagtggaattatctgccacagaaggcagtggaggccaactcactggatgtttctaatggggagaaggcaggaacggggtattgattgtggatgatcagccatgatcatatttgaatgCGGTgcttgactcgaagggccgaatggcctactcctgcacctattttctatgtttctaacctcttataactcaagcccaaaATTGGAGCCGGGGCAGTTGTCGGGGGGCCGGGTTCTCGGGCCGGGGggcggggggccggggggggccggggggggggggggggggggggggggggggggggggggggttctcggGGCCGGGGGCTGGGGGCCGGGCCGGTTCTTGAAGCTGATCCATGCGCTATCCGCCTGCAGATTTCATCCACAAATTCCTGCCGCGGGAGCTGCAGATCGTGCAGGTTTTGGACCACCAGAACATCGTGAAGGTACACGAGGTGTGGGAATCTGAGGACGGCCGTATCGGGATGGTGATGGAGCTGGCAGAGGGCGGCGATATCTTGGAGCACATCCGTAGGGAGGGGCCGCTGTCCGAGCTGCTGGCGCGGCCGCTTTTCCGCCAGTTAGTGAACGCTATCCGCTATTGCCACGACCGCGGCATCGCGCACCGCGACCTCAAGTGCGAGAACACTCTGCTGGACAAAAGCTTCAACGTCAAGCTAGCCGACTTCGGCTTCGCCACGCACTTTGGCGGTGGCGCGGCCGAGCTGAGCCAGACCTTCTGCGGGAGCACGGCGTATGCGGCACCCGAGGTTCTACAAGGAGTGccgcaccagagctccaagaGCGACGTGTGGAGTTTGGGCATCGTGTTGTACATCGTGCTGTGCGGCCACTTGCCCTTCGACGACTCCAACATCCCCAAGATGCTGTGGTTGCAACAGAACGGTGTCGCCTTCCCGCAGCAGCGCCAGCTCAGCCGCGAGGTCCGTGACCTGGTCGGTCGCTTGTTGGAGCCAGACTGCTCTCTCAGGCCCCTCATCTCCCACGTCTGCTCGCACCCCTGGCTGGCGGAGCCGCAATAAAATGCTCTTACACTGGCGGCTCGCCTCTGTCCCTCGCTCCCGCCCGCCCGCGTCcggccgctcccccccccccccccccccccctcaaatccccccaaccccccccccac
This DNA window, taken from Leucoraja erinacea ecotype New England chromosome 26, Leri_hhj_1, whole genome shotgun sequence, encodes the following:
- the LOC129709961 gene encoding testis-specific serine/threonine-protein kinase 3-like — its product is MDKLLLSKGYQLGETIGEGTYSKVKEAYSRNLQRKVAIKIIDRRTAPKDFIHKFLPRELQIVQVLDHQNIVKVHEVWESEDGRIGMVMELAEGGDILEHIRREGPLSELLARPLFRQLVNAIRYCHDRGIAHRDLKCENTLLDKSFNVKLADFGFATHFGGGAAELSQTFCGSTAYAAPEVLQGVPHQSSKSDVWSLGIVLYIVLCGHLPFDDSNIPKMLWLQQNGVAFPQQRQLSREVRDLVGRLLEPDCSLRPLISHVCSHPWLAEPQ